The genomic window ATTGTTTTATATATTAACCGTTAAACACTTTACTTAGAGAAACTCCTCTCATTCTAGCGATTTCTTCAGGTCTTCTGATATCCAATAACGCTTTGAAAGTAGCTTTCACCACGTTGTGAGGGTTAGAAGATCCTTTAGATTTTGAAAGGATATCGTGTACACCAGCAGACTCCAATACCGCTCTTACCGCACCACCGGCGATAAGTCCTGTACCGTGAGAAGCAGGTCTTAAGAAGATATCAGCACCACCATATCTGGCAGAAGTCTGGTGAGGAATCGTGTGGTTCATTACAGGAACTTTTACTAAGTTTTTCTTAGCATCTTCTAC from Chryseobacterium sp. SORGH_AS_0447 includes these protein-coding regions:
- the rpsE gene encoding 30S ribosomal protein S5, producing the protein MLGLDNIERVKPGGLELKDRLVAVNRVTKVTKGGRAFGFSAIVVVGDEAGTIGFGLGKSKEVASAIAKAVEDAKKNLVKVPVMNHTIPHQTSARYGGADIFLRPASHGTGLIAGGAVRAVLESAGVHDILSKSKGSSNPHNVVKATFKALLDIRRPEEIARMRGVSLSKVFNG